Proteins from a genomic interval of Microbacterium imperiale:
- a CDS encoding carbohydrate ABC transporter permease, with protein MTVIQSRPAASVPPVLVARRRRLHPVDLAQRVIGYVLIVLLALFCLVPFAWVVFSSVDANAGATVQLPTFSFENFVRFFTAPGTPLLLMNSLIIAIASTALNLVLGIAGGYALSRFSFRGRRFFMFSILLIRVIPAPATIVALYLIMVNLGLANTLHGLIIVQAVSGLPVTLWLMKGTIDAVPIELEEAAWTDGNTRLQAARRIVLPLIGPGLGAAAMLMFMGSWGDFLTPLVLLQNQDLYPLAIGLFRAFSERNVVDWGLLAASAVVYVLPPAVLYMLVRKNLLKSSLGGALKG; from the coding sequence ATGACCGTCATCCAGAGCCGCCCCGCGGCATCCGTCCCGCCCGTCCTGGTCGCGCGCCGGCGCCGGCTGCACCCCGTCGACCTCGCGCAGCGCGTCATCGGCTACGTGCTGATCGTCCTGCTCGCCCTCTTCTGCCTCGTCCCGTTCGCCTGGGTCGTGTTCAGCTCGGTCGACGCGAACGCCGGGGCGACCGTGCAGCTGCCGACCTTCTCGTTCGAGAACTTCGTGCGCTTCTTCACCGCACCCGGCACGCCGCTGCTGCTGATGAACAGCCTCATCATCGCCATCGCGTCCACCGCGCTCAACCTGGTGCTCGGAATCGCGGGCGGCTATGCGCTGTCGCGATTCTCGTTCCGAGGGCGACGCTTCTTCATGTTCAGCATCCTGCTGATCCGCGTCATCCCGGCACCGGCGACGATCGTCGCGCTGTACCTCATCATGGTCAACCTCGGGCTCGCGAACACCCTGCACGGCCTGATCATCGTCCAGGCGGTGAGCGGCCTCCCGGTCACGCTCTGGCTGATGAAGGGCACGATCGACGCCGTCCCCATCGAGCTCGAAGAGGCCGCGTGGACCGACGGCAACACGCGTCTGCAGGCGGCGCGCCGCATCGTGCTGCCTCTCATCGGCCCCGGCCTCGGCGCCGCGGCGATGCTGATGTTCATGGGGTCGTGGGGCGACTTCCTCACCCCGCTCGTGCTGCTGCAGAACCAGGACCTCTATCCGCTCGCCATCGGCCTGTTCCGGGCGTTCAGCGAACGCAACGTCGTCGACTGGGGCCTCCTCGCCGCCAGCGCGGTCGTCTACGTCCTGCCTCCGGCCGTGCTGTACATGCTCGTGCGCAAGAACCTGCTGAAGTCGAGCCTCGGTGGAGCGTTGAAGGGATGA